The stretch of DNA ATGAGGCATTTGGTTTATTACATATATTTGCTTAAATAATACGCATgtgttagaaagaaaaaaatggaatGCATAATTGAACCTATTGGAAGAGAAGGAATAGATTagatattctaaatttaaaaatacaagtTTGAAATTGGAAGCTTAACATAGTGAAGCCAAGACAAATCCCATCCACCAAAAGAACGTGAAAAGATTTTCACGCGGAGAATGATGATTGGCAGAAGCTTGAATCATTTCAACATCAATCTGATTAATTGTTGTCATCTCTTGTATTGCCTATTCAATCAACTTCTGTTTGGACATTGGGAAAACAGCAAAAACGAGAATTTGGCATTGTTTTCAAAGGAAGagtcctttttcttttttctttaatcCGGTGGTTGGGAGTATTTTTGGATGTATTCTTATTGGGACCACTTTTGGGAACCcaaaaaagtataattaaaatataataacacaTGTTTGGGATTGCTTTAAAGTGTGTAAGCATAGGAACAGCTAAGCTTGGATAAGGACATGGAACCTTGTCTTTTATTGACTTTATTAATGGTTattaatttttggttttaaGTCATTCTTTTTACAGtaaacaaatatatttgaagCTTTACTTTCACCTTTCTTGTGCATATTGTTTTCCTGGTTACTACTATTCATGTCTTATTGTGATTTGTCCTTAGTAAGTTAGCTGTTTATGTCTTGAAAATATTCCTCAATGCGACAAGGCAAGGGGTCATTGTCAACAAATGGGTTTTCTTTATTGGGGATCATAGATAACAActtcaattttgtttggtcggttgcttgtttttattttattttttattttttaataataaaaatatagacaaaagtCTATTTGATAAGACATATAAActaacttataatttataaattataagatatgttgattaattactaaaaaatatatatatatatgttgagtaaagtttattttaatatgaactTGTAGTTTATAATAAATTGCTTCAAGTATTTTGAGCTTATagagtttataatttattattaattttttttatcgattTTAAAATAAGCAAActtaattgaattgaaaaatattgaGGTGGTAAATTacaattgaatttttcaaaatattaagatttatctattttaaaaaaaacataaaataaataattgtataatattgataattacaaattttaaaaacaatttttaaacaagtgtaaaacttaatttaaaactttaataatataaatgtgtttcataaaaatttataatttgagtttttcaaaagatttttgtgttttgaaaattttgactttaattattttaaaacacatttaaatatgaaaggattttgcaattttttttttttaaaaaccacaGGCAACTGGATTCtctggaaaaaaaaatgagatagGAATATAATTgtttgtaattaaataaaattttattttttttcaaattcgtTGTCCCTTTCTTaagtttaacaaatatttatcggGCTTATTGTTTCGTAGGCCTACTCCTAAGTCATCTTACTCAATTTTGTGGAGCCTTTGGGCACATACCGAATGATCTGGGCTTAACATGAATACTCTCCGGGCTCAAGTGTAAGTAAATATACAAGTCATATTTtgtatatacaaatattataaaatttcaaataacttCACCATATTATCATTCAAAAATACTCTTTAAATAATGCTCTCGTAAactcacaaaaatttaaatgaagataaatgatattattttacatatatttattgtttattggTAAATTCttatatattcataaaaaataaaaataaaattgcgTACCACAGCCCTTCAAACACATATAacgaataaattaatttattttaaaaaataataataaagtataaaaatattgtgTCGCTGAATGATTGGATGTTAACTATAGTATCTTACAAAATTTTAAGTATGGAAGTGCTCACATATTTTTACTAGAATGTTAACTATCGTAtcttacaaaatattaagtatgaaAGTGCtcacatattttattagatttagaCAATTGTATGAATATTaactaacatttttttttatagattattagtataaataattatatttgagacgtgtcaaatattaaatgttaatatatcttttaataaaaatttaaactggATTCAGTATGTCGTGGGAGTCTATAAAATCAAATGAATATTACctaacattatatttttttttatatttttaagtacttttaattatatttgagttaagagaaaatatataaacaaattatatacaGGGAGAGAACACATTATATTTGATAGTTACACTAACGACTACAATCATCCAATAAAATTCTATcgagtaaatattttttaaatcaactattataattgaatgatattttCCTATAAATCAAATGTTTCAAATGAGTCAGCCATAAGATTAATAATAAAAGGGTTGGCTTcaacaattttatatatatcaaaaaataaatgttaaaatttgtatatgacgttttaacttaattatagtttttgtccctttatttttatcaattcatgaATTTGGAATAGCATTTTAAAATTCGACATTTTTTACCTCcctctctcatatttttaaattaaaaaattatgatgtgATATACTGTAAACGGCGTTGCACACAATCTCATGAATAACTATGTAGAtgcattatatatttatatgtcaataattaaattttaaaaatgaataatttcaaaaattgaatataatttttttaaaagattttatgGTAATATCATGAATGTTAATCATTTCACGTCAATTTATGtcatcatatcatatgtcatatcaatattttttaatttaaaaatttaaataaaagactaaaactatCCATATCAGATTTTGATATAGAGGTACCAATTTTTGTGACatagcaaaaatataaaatctgcAATCGACTCTTTAAAAGttgtaaacaatttttttaagataaaaataatttatcgtTTTATGGACTAACatgtttttttatgtaatttttcttCCCAAATTTTATGAAGTaggtttatttataaaaagaaattcttaaatattatatttaaaatgaaatataaataaaaaaaatagttgaaaagTTAATCTATTTGaccttaatttaatattaaatacatcaaattttcatttgtaacttttacttatatttaattttagatggtatataatttattattatattgaaaattttattttaattaaaatataattaattagagttattttatgagtgaattgataaaatgattttgaaaattattgacAACATTGGTTAAATTAGTTCTATAATTTTGCACTTTGACACAATATTCTATTTGTAAACTCTTGTCATTAGAAATGGTGATACGATATACAAATTGAATGTGTGGCTGTTTGACACTATTTCTACATAATTGTCGttacaatataaattattttacttataaaattgaagtttctcacaaaatattaactttCCAGTAATTAGTAAATGTAATATTACATATATTACTGACAATTTGAcaatataaaactaaaatttataaataaattaatcttaaTGACATGACATTGAcgtaaattaaacataaaaatatcacattaattttaattaatataattaattgttgcaatttaattaaaaaattattttgatagatattttttaattttagagatATAATTTTCAAtcacaaaattcataaattaatttacaaaagCTATATTTCAATAATGAAATTGACTATTCACTCATTCTTTTTATACATTATATACTATAATATGGAATCTACGTTCCGAAAATAAGGTCAAAATGACGTCATAAACCTCTAAGAGAAAGACACAATGACTATTTTTCACAGTTTTgtaagaaatttttaaaagtccAACACAATTGtctattagaaaaataaatgacttttttaaactaaaaaatataaggaattagtttaaaatttaagttgaaAGACCATTCGTACAGGTTTACCGGATACTCAttgtgaaaagaaaaaaaaagtaattcaGTGCACCTCCCTGCTAAATGCTAATTGCAAATTACAAGTATTCAgaatcattttattaatatcattcgaaatactaaaataataataatgaattagtaaaacaagtcaaaaagaataataataattaaatacaaaagcAAGACAAAAAAAGCTATATATTatagtttatgattttaatgtttgaagattaGCTAGCTCATTCTTGAATATACTAGTGCTGAATATCAGAATATGATATGGTATGAGACTTCAATTCAATGGTTGGTTGCACTCTCGAGCAGGTCTGATTTTCTGGTAACCAGCTTTGGAAGGACACGTCATCTGAACGGGCGGAATCATGCAATTATACTGCAAGCACAGAGAACTGCTCAAAGGAATCTCCGCCGTTGGATTTATTACGATTCCAGTGAGATAATTATGCTGCAAATACAGTATCTGTATACTCGCCGCCAATAACCGTTCCACGAAGCTACCGGGAACTTCGCCGGTAAAAGCGTTATTGTTTAGATACAAGTTTTGCACACTTGCTAGTAAAGGTGATATTTCACCTGATAGCTTATTGTAACTGAGATCAACGGTTTGGATTGTAACTTCATTGAAAGGTTTGACCGGACCGCATAACTGGTTCCTTTCTAATTGTAAGTTTATTAGCGGGAATGAGAACAATTGAGGCGGGATTGAACCGGTGAACCGGTTTAAGCTTAGATCAAGGTAGTTGAGCCGGTTTAGTCGGTATAAAACCCGGTCCAGTGGTCCGGTAAACTGATTCCAGGATAGAGACAGGTATTGGAGTGAAGGAGGGAGAGAATTGGGAGCAAGTGAACCGGAGAGAGAATTGTGCTTTAGATCGAGCCGGTTTAAGTTTTGAGCCGATGCAAACGAGGGAACCGAACCGGTGAGACGGTTATGACGGAGGATTAGGTTGTTTAGCTTCGGCAATGTTCCGATTGATGGTGGAATGGATCCGGCAAGCTGATTATAGCTTAGATCGATGGTTCTGATATTGCGAAGCTGACCAAGCCCTGCCGGAATCTCGCCGGAGATGAAATTCCGACTGATACCGAGAAACTTGAGGTTTTTCAAATTGGAAAGGGATTGAGGAAGAGGACCGTAAATTCTACCGGGAGTAACGGTAAAGTCGACGAGAGAAGAGAGTTTTCCTACGGAGTTGTCAATTTTTCCGGTAAGGCCAGGGGAACCGGCTCTAGGTTCTCCGAGATTGAGAGCAATGACTTTATCGGAGGCGCAGTAAACACCGGCGAAGTTGCATGGATCATCGGTGAAGTCCCAAgaagaaaagaaatttgaaccagGAACATCGTGCAACGCTCTCTTAATAGATTGCAATGCCAAAAAATCAATAGGATCTAAGATTGCTTGCGCGGATTGAAGGaaacacaaaattaaaatcaaagaagTCGTACAAATCTCCATTGGAAGTTGGAGAAGAGTGGAAGAACAACGTTTTAATGCGTTTTATAGTaatgattttttcattttttgctTTCTCGTGAGTAACGGTGTGTGGTTTTAATGGCGGAAGTGAACAATTATCACTATCAATATCAAATCAACTAACTCTAGCTGGCTTGGAAGAGAAGCATTCTTTtgtgaataaattttattgCTTTTGTGTGAATGGTTCTGCTTTTTCATGATTTTGCCTTATACCACAAGGCGAAACAGAAGAGTCACCGCCACAACCAAACTTCTACTTGTTTGCTCTCTTATGTTAGTTTAATTGCTCATTAATGTTTAATTTATCACTCTTATCAGCTTCGGAATCAAACGGTTCTCCGAACCAAAAACCTCCATTCCATACCACTAAGACTATGTAATACTTCCTCTCATCACTAatactataataaaattaaacacgTGTACGTTTTATTTTATGCGACAAGTTACACTACAagtttgataataaaaaattacactaaAAAGATTATTGATATTGATAGTGTTATTTTTAACACGacgttatttgttttttatttgttgtttaagTGCATGTGACgcgttattttttaattttaatagatgttgttttgttatgtatttttaatttttcaattaatttaatattaatggAAAAAAAACTGTTGGGTCACGTTCCGAGAGTGACAGCTATGCACTTTAAACAAGAGGTGGACTGGGATAAGGGATTGAGTTTCATTCAGCAACAAGTTCCCGTTGAGTTCACGTTGAATTCGAAGATTGGTCAAGTTTATGCTCACATGCTTCTTGTTGTGCGATCGATGGTTGCGAACTTGCGGTTCTTTTTTGTTTCCCGTTTTTTGAAGTAGTGTGATGAAAAATGAATAATGTTCACATTTCGATGAAGACTTGACAATCAATCAGATCGAGATACTTCGATACCTATACATCTGTAGTTATAAATTGTCACTATACAATTGGTCAACAAACATAAACTCGGTACTGTACCAAAATAATAAGCCAACTTTacttttcaataaaatttgGTCAAACACTGAAACAAAAGTTTATCGGTTACTGTAGAGTTCACTCATAAAGGCAGAGTTCAGAGTGAACTCTCGTTTTGCCAACATTCATTgctaaatattttcaaaatccaACTCATTTTctacactttttttaaaaaataataataatattggtGCAACACAGTCGGCCGGTGCCACGGTCATCTAAGTTTTatagtcttttaaattatatgatcgtatgacaaattaattattaaatatttttacataaaaatatgattaaacatataatttattaactatttgatatttaaatataaagtttttaattaatttagttttaaatgtattttaattaattaaattgattcattaaaatattaagaggagtttaataatatatttaattttgataaattcaaaattataatcaacacacacttacaaaatcaaaataacactttatttttatataaatattagaaTGATCTCAATCAAAATAATAGAGGTGTGGCATAATTTATCTCCGTGAATAGTTAAGAGTATACTCAACAAATAGATAGATTCAACTTGACTTAATCGAAATCACATGGACTAAGTTATATATTTGAGTCAAcagattttaaattattttgaaataaattgtaaatatttaagtataacCTAATTATTGTGGATTATGAGAGCTAATAAATCAATCCGACctctttcttttaaaaaaggtatttaaatacttaaaaatttgtaaaaataataattaaatctcTTAAATTAACAACATATAACGAGACATCTACGCtaacaactaatttaattgggatttgaatttttaacttttaatttgaattctgaaaaataaatgtgttttaaaaaaattgaattttgtgtactaaatttttttggaatGCATTAGTAttctgataattttttttttaaattcaaaacataattttgtttaagaaaatttaaattttatgtaccaagatttattttttaagaatatatTTGTCTATCTAAAAATTCAAAGTTTTGGTTtcataaattagtttttaaagttTTCACAACACAAATGTGTttcgaaataatttttttttcaaatacaccgtacaaatttttctaaaaaatttaaattatatttcaaatttttttaataaaattttcttaactcatttgtattataaattttttttttgaaacatagacatgtataaaaaaatataaaatttaagttgagttacttaaaaagaataataaaattgaatttttattaaaatgtagtGTAGTAGTATAATTAAGTAAGTATAGagtaaattatttgattaagaGATTATCCCACGCGGTTCTTGAATGCACAATCCTTAATATTGCTTCCATCTTTCACATATTGAATTGAAGTCAAGGAACTATCACCAAAAGCCACATCTCCGATCACAATATTGCATTTTCTAACTTTCTAAGGGGTTTTGAATCTTTTGATTGCTAATTATTTACCGTGGGCTATATGGGAAAAAAACAGAGGAGGGACCAAGCTAGCATGGTAGTGCAAAGAATGTCATAAATCGCAGATTCAATTCAATATATTTCATATAGCTTGTTTTGCAATTCAAAATCTGCTTTCACCATTAACAAAATCAGAATAATCATCCATCATGAGTTCCattcttaaaaaaaagtgtAATCGGAAGANNNNNNNNNNNNNNNNNNNNNNNNNNNNNNNNNNNNNNNNNNNNNNNNNNNNNNNNNNNNNNNNNNNNNNNNNNNNNNNNNNNNNNNNNNNNNNNNNNNNNNNNNNNNNNNNNNNNNNNNNNNNNNNNNNNNNNNNNNNNNNNNNNNNNNNNNNNNNNNNNNNNNNNNNNNNNNNNNNNNNNNNNNNNNNNNNNNNNNNNNNNNNNNNNNNNNNNNNNNNNNNNNNNNNNNNNNNNNNNNNNNNNNNNNNNNNNNNNNNNNNNNNNNNNNNNNATCGACCTCACACACTGATTGAATCATTTTGCCACATAAACCACTTACGTCAAGTGCAAGTTTTAATGGATTATGAATTTTATGGCCATTCAAAGTTGATTCCGATCTCTAGTATTTTCTTTTGTCCACGTTATTAGAGATTAGTATAataattttctctatatttaatTGGAAACTTGGAAGAGATGacggagaagaaaaaaaaaacactgaaTTTAAGACTTCGTATTTTttcattcaatattttttattagattttggGTGACGATTAGCTTGATCCTATACATAAATTGGTCTATCATGGTCAGATAACAGACAACCGTTTGATATTtgatttgttatttttgtttttctcaaattatgtcattttaaaatataatacaatattaattatatttttatttattatatttcagtttatcaaaattctcaattaactactattaataaatatatttaaataaataaacctcTTTTTATCATTgtaatcaacaaaattaattattttctaaaaaatcgCGCACAACtcaaattaaacaatttaaatgaGATAGGAGAAATATTATCCTCTTGTTCATTTTTAATTGTAACTTATTTTGTTCTcgtttaattattgttattaaagtttcttttttttttttataaaaaaataaatttcattcatactaaaataaaaatgtacattaaaattaaataaccaAGAAAACAACAAACACATTAAGAGTATAGGTAAAAATTGcataaaacaattaaaagtaacctaattaaatatttaattttaacaattaaattaatgtctTTCACCGGTCAATTGTGAAGAATAATGCAAAATCTATTATCTTTAACTTCATCcatatttgaagaagaaaaatttgaTAGTATTCGCACGTATCAACGATATGTTGTCTTTAACATGACCGATTTAACCATATGTTGACAAGTCATTTATAAGGATGAAAAGGTGCTGAATTTTGTGGTAGCCCCATAAaactcatatttaaatattgcaCCGATATTGCACcgatatacaaaaataaaaaatgtcatattATATTGACGAATAAACTAACGTTGTATTCAGATGAcgaaatctaaataaaaaataaaaaataaattgtgtcATGGTGATTTTTAAAGTT from Cicer arietinum cultivar CDC Frontier isolate Library 1 chromosome 3, Cicar.CDCFrontier_v2.0, whole genome shotgun sequence encodes:
- the LOC101492957 gene encoding uncharacterized protein; the protein is MEICTTSLILILCFLQSAQAILDPIDFLALQSIKRALHDVPGSNFFSSWDFTDDPCNFAGVYCASDKVIALNLGEPRAGSPGLTGKIDNSVGKLSSLVDFTVTPGRIYGPLPQSLSNLKNLKFLGISRNFISGEIPAGLGQLRNIRTIDLSYNQLAGSIPPSIGTLPKLNNLILRHNRLTGSVPSFASAQNLNRLDLKHNSLSGSLAPNSLPPSLQYLSLSWNQFTGPLDRVLYRLNRLNYLDLSLNRFTGSIPPQLFSFPLINLQLERNQLCGPVKPFNEVTIQTVDLSYNKLSGEISPLLASVQNLYLNNNAFTGEVPGSFVERLLAASIQILYLQHNYLTGIVINPTAEIPLSSSLCLQYNCMIPPVQMTCPSKAGYQKIRPARECNQPLN